A window from Bordetella petrii encodes these proteins:
- a CDS encoding amino acid deaminase produces the protein METSPPAPSDTGMPLDADGKGLGAFPAGWPADQSAALDWNLLREDVSLPVAVLYEARMRHNLQWMQRFMEAYRVKLAPHGKTTMSPALFHRQLQGGAWGITLATAPQTRAAYRHGIRTVLMANQLVGRANMAMVADLLRDPGFTYFCLVDSAANAARLGDYFAGQGLRLPVLIELGVAGGRTGVRDEAQLRALLAELERWPQALALAGVEVYEGVLQDEDSIRAFMRRAVNTLRDLAADGRLRQDGPALISGAGSAWFDVVAEEFSGLDIGMPLDIVLRPGCYLSHDVGIYRSAAERIAAHNPVARRLDPGLQPALQVWAYVQSVPEQRRAIVALGKRDAAFDAGLPVPAVHYRPGSAAPLPAPGHWKLTAMMDQHAFLDIDAGDDIQVGDMIAFDISHPCLTFDKWRQVLLVDEQYRITGVAPTCF, from the coding sequence ATGGAAACTTCCCCGCCCGCCCCCTCCGACACCGGCATGCCTTTGGATGCCGACGGCAAAGGCCTGGGCGCCTTCCCCGCCGGCTGGCCGGCGGACCAGTCGGCGGCGCTGGACTGGAACCTGCTGCGCGAAGACGTCAGCCTGCCGGTAGCCGTGCTGTACGAAGCGCGCATGCGCCACAACCTGCAATGGATGCAGCGCTTCATGGAGGCCTACCGCGTCAAGCTGGCGCCGCACGGCAAGACCACCATGAGCCCGGCGCTGTTCCATCGCCAGTTGCAGGGCGGCGCCTGGGGCATCACGCTGGCCACGGCGCCGCAGACGCGCGCGGCCTACCGCCACGGAATACGCACGGTGCTGATGGCCAACCAGCTGGTGGGCCGGGCCAACATGGCCATGGTGGCCGACTTGCTGCGCGATCCGGGGTTTACGTATTTCTGCCTGGTCGATTCGGCCGCCAACGCCGCCCGGCTGGGCGACTACTTTGCCGGACAGGGCCTGCGGCTGCCGGTGCTGATCGAGCTGGGCGTGGCCGGCGGGCGCACCGGCGTGCGCGACGAGGCGCAATTGCGCGCGCTGCTGGCCGAACTGGAGCGCTGGCCGCAGGCCCTGGCCCTGGCCGGGGTCGAGGTGTACGAAGGCGTGCTGCAGGATGAAGACAGCATCCGCGCATTCATGCGGCGCGCGGTGAACACCCTGCGCGACCTGGCGGCCGACGGGCGGCTGCGCCAGGACGGCCCGGCGCTGATATCCGGCGCGGGCTCGGCCTGGTTCGACGTGGTGGCCGAAGAGTTCTCGGGCCTGGATATCGGCATGCCGCTGGATATCGTGCTGCGCCCGGGCTGTTATCTGTCGCACGACGTGGGCATCTACCGCAGCGCGGCCGAGCGCATCGCCGCGCACAACCCGGTGGCGCGCCGGCTGGATCCCGGCCTGCAGCCGGCCCTGCAGGTGTGGGCCTATGTGCAGTCGGTGCCCGAGCAGCGCCGCGCCATCGTGGCGCTGGGCAAGCGCGACGCGGCGTTCGATGCCGGGCTGCCGGTGCCGGCCGTGCATTACCGGCCCGGCAGCGCGGCGCCCCTGCCCGCGCCCGGCCACTGGAAGCTGACCGCCATGATGGACCAGCACGCCTTCCTGGACATCGATGCCGGCGACGACATCCAGGTCGGCGACATGATTGCCTTCGATATTTCCCACCCCTGCCTGACATTCGATAAATGGCGGCAGGTATTGCTGGTAGACGAGCAGTACCGGATCACCGGCGTGGCGCCCACCTGCTTCTGA
- a CDS encoding replication-associated recombination protein A has protein sequence MSNDLFAADPAHRPYVPLAERLRPRTLSDVVGQSHLLGPDKPLRVAFESGRPHSMIFWGPPGVGKTTLARLMADSFDAQFIAISAVLGGVKDIRDAVAVAQVAQGQGRRTILFVDEVHRFNKAQQDAFLPYVESGLFTFIGATTENPSFEVNSALLSRARVYVLQSLNAEELQQLIDRAVQALNDGREAEARVRFTPDAREQLAAWADGDARRLISAVEVVAESAQAAGRDEVDADWLETSLSQNLRRFDKGGDAFYDQISALHKAVRGSDPDAALYWLARMLDGGADPKYMARRLVRMAIEDIGLADPRATELAINGADIYERLGSPEGELALAQAVVYLACAAKSNAVYNAYNAARKFAAEHGSAPVPMHLRNAPTKLMKQLGHGHAYRYAHDEPHGYAAGEQYFPDGVKATFYRPTDRGLEAKIQQKLAFLRELDAQERARQR, from the coding sequence ATGAGCAACGATCTGTTCGCCGCCGATCCCGCGCACCGGCCCTACGTTCCGCTGGCCGAGCGCCTGCGTCCGCGCACGCTGTCCGACGTGGTCGGCCAGTCGCATCTGCTGGGCCCCGACAAGCCGCTGCGCGTCGCCTTCGAGTCGGGCCGCCCGCATTCCATGATCTTCTGGGGGCCGCCCGGCGTCGGCAAGACCACGCTGGCGCGGCTGATGGCCGACAGCTTCGACGCCCAGTTCATCGCCATTTCGGCGGTGCTGGGCGGGGTCAAGGACATCCGCGATGCCGTGGCCGTCGCGCAGGTGGCGCAAGGGCAGGGCCGCCGCACCATCCTGTTCGTGGACGAAGTCCACCGCTTCAACAAGGCCCAGCAGGATGCCTTCCTGCCCTACGTCGAAAGCGGCTTGTTCACCTTCATCGGCGCCACCACCGAAAACCCCTCGTTCGAGGTGAATTCGGCCCTGTTGTCGCGGGCGCGCGTTTATGTGCTGCAGTCGCTCAACGCCGAAGAGCTGCAGCAGCTGATCGACCGTGCCGTGCAGGCCCTGAACGACGGCCGCGAGGCCGAAGCCCGGGTGCGCTTCACGCCCGACGCGCGCGAACAGCTGGCGGCCTGGGCCGACGGCGATGCGCGCCGCCTGATCAGCGCCGTGGAAGTCGTGGCCGAGTCGGCCCAGGCGGCCGGGCGCGACGAGGTCGACGCCGACTGGCTTGAAACTTCGCTGTCGCAGAACCTGCGCCGCTTCGACAAGGGCGGCGACGCCTTCTACGACCAGATCAGCGCGCTGCACAAGGCCGTGCGCGGCTCCGATCCCGACGCCGCGCTGTACTGGCTGGCCCGCATGCTCGATGGCGGCGCCGATCCCAAATACATGGCGCGCCGCCTGGTGCGCATGGCCATCGAAGACATCGGCCTGGCCGATCCGCGCGCCACCGAGCTGGCCATCAACGGCGCCGACATCTACGAACGGCTGGGCTCGCCCGAAGGCGAGCTGGCGCTGGCGCAGGCCGTGGTGTACCTGGCCTGCGCGGCCAAGTCCAATGCCGTGTACAACGCCTACAATGCCGCCCGCAAGTTCGCCGCCGAACACGGCAGCGCGCCGGTGCCCATGCACCTGCGCAATGCGCCCACCAAGCTGATGAAACAGCTGGGCCACGGCCATGCCTATCGCTACGCCCACGACGAGCCGCATGGCTACGCCGCGGGCGAGCAGTATTTTCCCGACGGCGTCAAAGCCACCTTCTATCGGCCGACCGATCGCGGCCTGGAAGCTAAAATCCAGCAAAAGCTGGCGTTCCTGCGCGAACTCGACGCCCAGGAACGCGCCAGGCAGCGGTAA
- the serS gene encoding serine--tRNA ligase — MLDPILLRKDLQTVVGRLKTRGVDFDTQRFNELESRRKAVQTETESLQARRNALAKQIGQLKAQGQDASAVLAESQAIPARLKQLEDDLAAVQQSLGDLLMAVPNLPHDSVPAGASADDNVEVRRWLPVQPAADGNPPPLPFEPKDHVALGEPLGLDFDTAAKLSGARFSFMRGPVARLHRALAQFMLDLQTGQHGYTECYTPYIVNSSTLYGTGQLPKFKDDMFFVTRGGEDDDPKVDERGNVLAREDQYLISTSEITLTSVARDSIIPAADLPVRLTAHTPCFRSEAGSGGRDTRGMIRQHQFDKVEMVQIVHPETSYQALEDMVGHAEHVLQLLELPYRVVLLCTGDMGFGAAKTYDLEVWLPAQNTWREISSVSNCETFQARRMQARFRAAQGKPDYVHTLNGSGLAVGRALVAVLENHQQADGSIVVPKVLQPYMGGLTVLQP; from the coding sequence ATGCTAGATCCGATACTGCTGCGCAAAGACCTGCAAACCGTCGTAGGCCGCCTGAAAACCCGCGGCGTCGACTTCGACACGCAACGATTCAACGAACTGGAATCGCGCCGCAAGGCCGTCCAGACCGAAACCGAATCCCTGCAGGCGCGCCGCAACGCATTGGCCAAGCAGATCGGCCAGCTCAAGGCGCAAGGCCAGGATGCCTCGGCGGTGCTGGCCGAATCGCAGGCCATTCCGGCCCGCCTGAAGCAGCTCGAAGACGACCTGGCCGCCGTGCAGCAGTCGCTTGGCGACCTGCTGATGGCGGTGCCCAACCTGCCGCACGACAGCGTGCCGGCTGGCGCATCGGCCGACGACAACGTCGAAGTGCGCCGCTGGCTGCCGGTGCAGCCGGCCGCCGACGGCAACCCGCCGCCGCTGCCGTTCGAGCCCAAAGACCACGTCGCGCTGGGCGAGCCGCTGGGGCTCGATTTCGACACGGCGGCCAAGCTGTCGGGCGCCCGCTTTTCGTTCATGCGCGGCCCGGTGGCGCGCCTGCACCGCGCCCTGGCCCAGTTCATGCTGGACCTGCAAACCGGGCAGCACGGCTATACCGAGTGCTATACGCCGTACATCGTCAACAGTTCCACACTGTACGGCACGGGCCAATTGCCCAAGTTCAAGGACGACATGTTCTTCGTCACCAGGGGCGGCGAAGACGACGACCCCAAAGTCGACGAGCGCGGCAACGTGCTGGCGCGCGAAGACCAGTACCTGATTTCCACGTCCGAGATCACCCTGACCAGCGTGGCGCGCGACAGCATCATTCCCGCGGCCGACCTGCCGGTGCGCCTGACCGCGCACACGCCGTGCTTCCGGTCCGAAGCGGGCAGCGGCGGGCGCGATACGCGCGGCATGATCCGCCAGCACCAATTCGACAAGGTCGAGATGGTGCAGATCGTCCACCCCGAAACCTCTTACCAGGCGCTGGAAGACATGGTGGGCCACGCCGAGCATGTGCTGCAGCTGCTCGAATTGCCGTATCGCGTGGTGCTGCTGTGCACCGGCGACATGGGCTTCGGTGCGGCCAAAACCTACGACCTGGAAGTCTGGCTGCCCGCCCAGAACACCTGGCGCGAAATCTCGTCGGTGTCCAACTGCGAGACCTTCCAGGCGCGGCGCATGCAGGCGCGCTTCCGGGCCGCGCAAGGCAAGCCCGACTACGTGCACACGCTCAACGGCTCGGGCCTGGCCGTGGGCCGCGCCCTGGTCGCCGTGCTGGAAAACCACCAGCAGGCCGACGGCAGCATTGTGGTGCCCAAGGTGCTGCAGCCCTACATGGGCGGGCTGACCGTGCTGCAGCCCTAG
- a CDS encoding virulence factor gives MKKWFIAGIGAAGLLISSAAMARVDIGVAIGIPGIMIPAPVYVAPQPVYVAPPPPVYYQPAPVYRPRYVYPAPVYYYGGRHGDRHYHKKHWKHGRGHHRYDD, from the coding sequence ATGAAAAAATGGTTCATAGCCGGAATCGGAGCCGCGGGGCTGCTGATCTCGAGCGCCGCCATGGCACGCGTCGACATCGGCGTGGCCATCGGCATCCCGGGAATAATGATTCCCGCGCCGGTTTATGTGGCGCCGCAGCCTGTCTACGTGGCGCCGCCCCCGCCGGTGTACTACCAACCCGCGCCGGTGTATCGCCCGCGCTATGTGTACCCCGCGCCGGTGTACTACTACGGTGGCCGCCACGGCGATCGCCACTATCACAAGAAGCACTGGAAACACGGCCGCGGCCATCACCGCTACGACGACTGA
- a CDS encoding glutathione S-transferase family protein, with protein sequence MIRFYFHPTPNPAKVALFLEEAGLAYEVAPVDTSKGEQHAAAFRAINPNGKVPAIVDTEGPGGHAARVFDSSAILLYLGEKTGQFMGAPADRPELLSWLFFLGTGLGPFSGQAVHFQFAAPEGNDYAANRYRREAERHYRVLDTHLAGRDYIVGDAYTIADMSGWGWLDRASRVLKGEQDPLAAYPNIKRWFQAIDARPAAARARAVGKDHEFKRVNDDETRRALFPSNYPELADWARP encoded by the coding sequence ATGATCCGTTTTTATTTCCACCCCACCCCCAACCCCGCCAAGGTCGCGCTGTTCCTGGAAGAAGCCGGGCTGGCCTATGAAGTGGCGCCGGTGGATACCAGCAAGGGCGAGCAGCACGCGGCGGCGTTTCGCGCCATCAATCCCAATGGCAAGGTGCCGGCCATTGTCGATACCGAAGGGCCGGGCGGCCACGCGGCGCGGGTGTTCGATTCGAGCGCCATCCTGCTGTACCTGGGCGAGAAAACCGGCCAGTTCATGGGCGCGCCCGCCGACCGGCCGGAACTGCTGTCGTGGCTGTTTTTCCTGGGCACGGGCCTGGGCCCGTTCTCTGGGCAGGCGGTGCATTTCCAGTTCGCGGCGCCGGAAGGCAACGACTACGCGGCCAACCGCTACCGGCGCGAGGCGGAACGCCATTACCGGGTGCTGGATACGCACCTGGCCGGCCGCGACTACATCGTGGGCGACGCCTATACGATTGCCGACATGTCGGGCTGGGGCTGGCTGGACCGCGCCTCGCGCGTGCTGAAAGGCGAACAAGACCCGCTGGCGGCCTATCCGAACATCAAGCGCTGGTTCCAGGCCATTGATGCGCGCCCCGCCGCAGCGCGCGCCCGCGCGGTGGGCAAGGACCATGAATTCAAGCGGGTGAACGACGACGAAACCAGGCGCGCGCTGTTTCCGTCGAACTACCCGGAACTGGCGGACTGGGCGCGGCCCTGA
- a CDS encoding TetR/AcrR family transcriptional regulator: MARPREFNETAVLDAAVGCFWARGFEATSVRELAESMGITGASLYNAFGDKRSLYRRALDHYVETSFSARVRRVEPLPPCEALAAFFADIVERSLADRQRKGCMIINSALEVAPHDPEFQQVVAGVLARIEAFFLRCVTAGQQAGVITAAQPADDLARLLLSVLMGVRVMARTRPERELLEGMVRPALALLAA; encoded by the coding sequence ATGGCCCGGCCACGAGAATTCAACGAAACGGCAGTGCTCGACGCGGCGGTGGGCTGCTTCTGGGCGCGCGGCTTCGAGGCGACCTCGGTACGCGAACTGGCCGAATCCATGGGCATTACCGGCGCCAGCCTGTACAACGCGTTCGGCGACAAGCGCTCGCTGTACCGGCGCGCGCTCGACCACTACGTGGAAACCAGCTTCAGCGCGCGGGTCCGGCGCGTCGAGCCGCTGCCGCCGTGCGAGGCCCTGGCCGCGTTCTTTGCCGACATCGTCGAACGCTCGCTGGCGGACCGCCAGCGCAAGGGCTGCATGATCATCAATTCGGCGCTGGAAGTCGCGCCGCACGACCCGGAATTCCAGCAAGTGGTGGCCGGTGTCCTGGCCCGCATCGAGGCGTTTTTCCTGCGCTGCGTCACCGCCGGCCAGCAGGCCGGCGTCATCACGGCGGCCCAGCCGGCCGACGACCTGGCCCGCCTGCTGCTGAGCGTGCTGATGGGCGTGCGCGTCATGGCGCGCACCCGGCCCGAGCGCGAACTGCTGGAAGGCATGGTGCGCCCGGCGCTGGCGCTGCTGGCGGCGTAG
- a CDS encoding MarC family NAAT transporter, which produces MLLEYLKYVGLGLVALLPVANPLTSTTLLLALSRGYTTQERNRQIDRATIYVAAIILVCFYAGNAIMSGFGISIPGLRIAGGLIVAYIGFGMLFPSQTEASVQLDMAPDEPSVHVATPHGPQRPKPRDIAFIPLALPGTAGPGTIALIISSASALQSHGGLQPIHHLAVISVAILVALLFWICLRSAERVVHVLGESGIDAVSRIMGFLLICMGVQFGIDGIFELMGKTVP; this is translated from the coding sequence TTGCTACTCGAATATCTGAAGTATGTCGGGCTGGGCCTGGTGGCGCTGCTGCCCGTGGCCAACCCGCTGACCAGCACCACGCTGCTGCTGGCCCTGAGCCGGGGCTACACCACCCAGGAACGCAATCGCCAGATCGACCGCGCAACCATTTACGTGGCGGCCATCATTCTGGTGTGCTTCTACGCCGGCAACGCCATCATGTCGGGCTTCGGCATCTCGATTCCGGGCCTGCGCATCGCCGGCGGCCTGATCGTGGCCTACATCGGCTTCGGCATGCTGTTTCCCAGCCAGACCGAGGCCTCGGTACAGCTCGACATGGCGCCGGATGAGCCCAGCGTGCACGTGGCCACGCCGCACGGCCCGCAGCGCCCGAAACCGCGCGACATCGCATTCATTCCGCTGGCCCTGCCGGGCACGGCCGGGCCGGGCACCATCGCGCTGATCATCAGCAGCGCCTCGGCGCTGCAAAGCCACGGCGGACTGCAGCCCATCCACCACCTGGCGGTGATTTCCGTGGCGATACTGGTGGCGCTGCTGTTCTGGATCTGCCTGCGCAGCGCCGAGCGGGTGGTTCATGTGCTGGGCGAGTCGGGCATCGACGCGGTCTCGCGCATCATGGGATTCCTGCTGATATGCATGGGCGTGCAGTTCGGCATCGACGGCATTTTCGAACTGATGGGCAAGACCGTGCCATAA
- the chrA gene encoding chromate efflux transporter, with the protein MADSAPRDTRPWTVFLVFLRLGLTSFGGPVAHLGYFHAEFVARRRWLSEHAYADLVALCQFLPGPASSQVGMALGLSRAGYLGALAAWAGFTLPSAALLVLFALGISHFGQALAPGVLHGLKVVAVAVVAQAVWNMARSLCTDARRVGIMVAAACAAALLPYAWTQVGILAAAALAGRLWLASSSPAAHQALPIAVGRRAGGAWLLLFAALLAGLPLAAAVFPSHVLALVDAFYRAGSLVFGGGHVVLPLLQAEVVPPGWVGNDVFLAGYGAAQAVPGPLFTFAAFLGASLQGQPSGWLGGMLCLAAIFLPSFLLVAGALPFWESLRRGPRARSVLAGVNAAVVGLLAAALYQPVWTSAILRPADFALALLALAALTAWKLPAWLVVAGCAVLGALLATWPA; encoded by the coding sequence ATGGCCGATTCCGCACCGCGCGACACCCGTCCCTGGACGGTTTTCCTGGTCTTCCTGCGCCTGGGCCTGACCTCGTTCGGCGGGCCGGTGGCCCACCTGGGTTATTTCCATGCCGAGTTCGTGGCGCGGCGGCGCTGGCTCAGCGAGCACGCCTATGCCGACCTGGTGGCGCTGTGCCAATTCCTGCCGGGGCCGGCCAGCAGCCAGGTGGGCATGGCCCTGGGGCTGTCGCGCGCGGGCTACCTGGGGGCGCTGGCCGCCTGGGCCGGCTTCACGCTGCCCTCGGCCGCGCTGCTGGTGCTGTTCGCCCTGGGCATCTCGCACTTCGGGCAGGCATTGGCGCCGGGAGTGCTGCACGGCCTGAAAGTCGTCGCCGTGGCGGTGGTGGCGCAGGCGGTCTGGAACATGGCGCGCAGCCTGTGCACCGATGCGCGGCGCGTCGGCATCATGGTCGCCGCCGCGTGCGCCGCCGCATTGCTGCCTTATGCCTGGACGCAGGTGGGCATCCTGGCGGCGGCCGCGCTGGCCGGCCGTCTGTGGCTGGCCTCGTCCAGTCCGGCGGCGCACCAGGCGTTGCCCATCGCCGTGGGGCGCCGCGCCGGGGGCGCCTGGCTGCTGCTGTTCGCGGCGCTGCTGGCGGGCCTGCCGCTGGCCGCCGCCGTGTTTCCCAGCCATGTATTGGCGCTGGTCGACGCCTTTTACCGCGCCGGTTCGCTGGTGTTCGGCGGCGGCCATGTGGTGCTGCCGCTGCTGCAGGCCGAAGTGGTGCCGCCGGGCTGGGTCGGCAACGATGTCTTCCTGGCCGGCTATGGCGCGGCCCAGGCCGTTCCGGGGCCGCTGTTCACTTTCGCCGCCTTCCTGGGCGCCTCGCTGCAGGGCCAGCCCTCGGGCTGGCTGGGCGGCATGCTGTGCCTGGCGGCGATCTTCCTGCCGTCGTTCCTGCTGGTGGCCGGCGCGCTGCCGTTCTGGGAAAGCCTGCGGCGCGGCCCGCGCGCCAGGTCGGTGCTGGCCGGCGTCAATGCCGCGGTAGTGGGTCTGCTGGCGGCCGCCCTGTACCAGCCGGTCTGGACCAGCGCCATCCTGCGGCCGGCGGACTTCGCCCTGGCCCTGCTGGCGCTGGCCGCGCTGACGGCCTGGAAGCTGCCCGCCTGGCTGGTGGTGGCCGGCTGCGCCGTGCTGGGCGCTTTGCTGGCCACCTGGCCGGCATAG